One window from the genome of Daphnia pulex isolate KAP4 chromosome 9, ASM2113471v1 encodes:
- the LOC124201755 gene encoding elastin-like, translating to MFAGQLFFLIGLLSFSWAQVNLLAGNPLLQGATSYTFSVLTTTKTKPTSCYVTSGSVSQCRRKRGIDEKPQLLQFDDFIISPSTVYEIETTAAPVAIDSRVDSNSLWSSLNEDMEYRTSPDLFRQLVSNGCNNLFTVGQSVVVLSQFLACLGLSLQDTTTLTATFTETKTISTGFTTFTIAGCTPAGFPYTTCPQGISSTTTTTTTASTNLLGGLAGTVPNVLNTLLPSPVPGIVNPILPPVTNVVPTLPLPLPGQGVVPGSGTTGSLLGGPLPGGTVPVVGGLLPGQTSTTGLLGGLLPGVSNRPVVGGLPLVGAPQGSTTGGLPVVGGLPSGGSTGGLPVVGQQGGTTGGLPVVGGLLSGGSTGGLPLVGGITGGLPIVGGLLSGGRPTTGGLPNLGGLLAGTPIGGLPILGGGGVRRDGFQRMPLAYSSLYV from the exons ATGTTTGCAggacaacttttcttcttgattggCCTACTGTCTTTTTCTTGGGCTCAGGTTAATCTTCTCGCAGGAAATCCATTACTACAAGGCGCTACTTCTTACACTTTTAGTGTGCTAACTACAACAAAGACCAAACCTACGTCCTGCTACGTTACATCAGGCAGCGTCTCCCAATGTCGACGGAAGCGTGGAATAGATGAGAAACCGCAGTTACTTCAATTTGACGATTTTATCATTTCTCCGTCAACTGTTtacga GATTGAAACTACAGCTGCTCCGGTAGCGATCGATTCGCGCGTCGATTCAAATTCGCTTTGGAGTTCGTTGAATGAAGACATGGAATATCGAACCTCCCCAGACCTTTTCCGTCAACTCGTCTCTAATGGCTGCAACAATTTGTTCACAGTTGGCCAATCGGTTGTCGTTTTGAGTCAGTTTTTGGCCTGTTTGGGCTTGAGCCTCCAGGACACAACAACACTGACTGCCACCTTTACGGAAACCAAGACCATTTCAACAGGTTTCACTACATTCACCATTGCCGGTTGTACTCCAGCAGGATTTCCGTACACTACTTGCCCACAAGGAATTTCTAgtaccaccactaccaccaccaccgctaGTACCAATTTGCTAGGAGGACTTGCAGGAACTGTTCCCAATGTTCTTAATACTTTGTTACCATCTCCTGTACCAGGCATTGTAAATCCAATTCTGCCACCTGTTACTAATGTCGTCCCGACGCTGCCGCTGCCCCTACCCGGCCAAGGAGTTGTTCCAGGCTCAGGAACCACAGGAAGCTTGTTAGGAGGACCTTTGCCAGGAGGAACTGTTCCGGTAGTAGGAGGACTATTGCCAGGCCAAACAAGTACAACAGGTCTTTTGGGAGGACTCTTGCCAGGAGTCAGTAACCGTCCAGTAGTAGGAGGATTGCCATTAGTCGGAGCACCACAAGGAAGTACTACAGGAGGCTTACCAGTTGTCGGAGGACTACCGTCAGGTGGTTCTACAGGAGGATTGCCAGTAGTTGGACAACAAGGAGGTACTACAGGAGGCTTACCAGTTGTCGGAGGACTACTGTCAGGTGGTTCTACAGGAGGATTGCCATTAGTCGGAGGTATTACAGGAGGCTTACCAATTGTAGGAGGACTATTGTCAGGTGGTAGGCCTACCACAGGAGGATTGCCCAATCTGGGAGGTCTGCTGGCGGGTACCCCTATAGGCGGATTGCCCATTCTAGGAGGCGGAGGTGTCCGAAGAGATGGTTTCCAACGGATGCCACTTGCATACAGTTCCTTATATGTCTGA
- the LOC124201753 gene encoding prolyl 4-hydroxylase subunit alpha-1-like isoform X2, translated as MHIITCLPVIFLLMQSNAVFGEVFTALADMEGLVSTELELVRHLDNYIQAEEIRLKRLRGYLEDYESMYQEASADVSKYLANPINAYLLVKRLTSDWKQVEGVMTQNVGPAFIQNITQHRSVLRFPSDEDLNGAAAALMRLQDTYKLDTHALAEGKLLGKKYSRQLTAGDCWELGRQSYNNGDHYHTVLWMGEALNKFESESNKTVTRQDILEYLAFSTFKQGNVKEALQLTHELLKLVPFHQRALGNKKYYEDLLRQQGVIQRRGETGDEDNVVMDEPFNTANLKLTKPSDQLPERENYEKLCRGEKLMDPKIEGRLRCRYVTNNVPYLYIQPVKMEEAFHKPLIVIYHNVINDDEIETVKKMAQPRFKRATVQNSVTGNLEPANYRISKSAWLKSEEHDHVFKVTRRVGDITGLDMATAEDLQVVNYGIGGHYEPHFDYARPSEVKAFQGLGTGNRIATWLMYMSEVEAGGATVFPKLNLALWPQKGSAAFWYNLHPNGEGNELTRHAACPVLTGSKWVSNKWIHERNQEFRHPCGLRYDTDM; from the exons ATGCATATCATCACCTGTTTACCAGTAATTTTCCTTCTAATGCAATCAAATGCTGTTTTCGGTGAAGTGTTTACTGCCTTGGCGGACATGGAGGGTCTCGTATCAACTGAGTTGGAACTTGTAAGACACCTTGATAACTACATCCAAGCTGAAGAGATCAGGTTAAAGCGCCTGAGAGG ATATCTTGAAGATTATGAAAGCATGTATCAGGAAGCCAGTGCTGATGTGTCCAAGTACTTGGCCAACCCTATCAATGCCTATTTGCTTGTTAAACGCCTGACCTCTGATTGGAAGCAGGTAGAAGGAGTCATGACCCAAAATGTTGGCCCTG CCTTCATTCAAAACATTACTCAACATCGTAGTGTGTTGCGCTTCCCTTCTGATGAGGACTTGaatggagcagcagcagccctgaTGAGACTCCAAGACACTTACAAGCTGGATACCCATGCTTTGGCCGAAGGGAAGCTGCTGGGGAAGAAATATTCTCGTCAGCTAACCG CTGGTGATTGTTGGGAACTTGGTCGGCAGTCTTACAACAACGGCGATCACTACCACACTGTATTGTGGATGGGAGAGGCTTTGAACAAGTTCGAAAGTGAGTCAAACAAGACTGTCACTCGTCAAGATATTCTCGAGTATTTGGCTTTTTCCACATTTAAACAAG gAAACGTCAAGGAAGCTCTTCAATTGACTCATGAACTTCTCAAGCTTGTTCCGTTCCACCAACGCGCACTCGGCAACAAAAAGTACTACGAAGATCTCCTTCGTCAGCAGGGAGTCATTCAGCGCCGTGGAGAGACTGGAGA TGAGGATAACGTGGTCATGGATGAACCGTTCAACACTGCCAACTTGAAGCTAACAAAACCCAGTGACCAATTACCTGAACGAGAGAACTATGAAAAGCTGtgcag AGGTGAGAAGTTGATGGATCCTAAAATCGAAGGCCGTCTTCGCTGCCGTTATGTAACCAACAATGTGCCCTACTTATACATTCAACCCGTCAAAATGGAGGAGGCTTTCCATAAACCTCTTATCGTCATTTACCACAATGTTATTAACGATGACGAGATCGAAACAGTGAAAAAGATGGCTCAACCAAGG TTTAAGCGAGCAACTGTACAGAACAGTGTAACTGGTAACCTCGAGCCAGCTAACTACCGTATTTCAAAATCCGCCTGGTTGAAAAGCGAAGAACACGATCATGTATTCAAG GTGACCCGTCGTGTTGGCGATATTACTGGACTTGATATGGCCACAGCTGAAGATCTCCAAGTAGTCAATTACGGCATTGGTGGGCATTACGAGCCTCATTTTGATTACGCCAGG CCTTCGGAGGTTAAGGCCTTCCAAGGACTCGGCACTGGCAATCGCATCGCGACCTGGCTGATGTAT ATGAGCGAAGTCGAGGCCGGTGGCGCAACTGTCTTCCCCAAACTGAACCTGGCTCTGTGGCCACAGAAAGGAAGTGCTGCCTTTTGGTACAATTTGCATCCCAATGGTGAGGGTAACGAGTTGACTCGCCATGCCGCTTGTCCCGTCCTTACTGGATCCAAATGGG TATCTAACAAATGGATTCACGAACGAAATCAAGAATTCCGTCACCCATGCGGTTTGAGATACGACACCGATATGTAA
- the LOC124201753 gene encoding prolyl 4-hydroxylase subunit alpha-1-like isoform X1 yields MHIITCLPVIFLLMQSNAVFGEVFTALADMEGLVSTELELVRHLDNYIQAEEIRLKRLRGYLEDYESMYQEASADVSKYLANPINAYLLVKRLTSDWKQVEGVMTQNVGPAFIQNITQHRSVLRFPSDEDLNGAAAALMRLQDTYKLDTHALAEGKLLGKKYSRQLTAGDCWELGRQSYNNGDHYHTVLWMGEALNKFESESNKTVTRQDILEYLAFSTFKQGNVKEALQLTHELLKLVPFHQRALGNKKYYEDLLRQQGVIQRRGETGDEDNVVMDEPFNTANLKLTKPSDQLPERENYEKLCRGEKLMDPKIEGRLRCRYVTNNVPYLYIQPVKMEEAFHKPLIVIYHNVINDDEIETVKKMAQPRFKRATVQNSVTGNLEPANYRISKSAWLKSEEHDHVFKVTRRVGDITGLDMATAEDLQVVNYGIGGHYEPHFDYARKEEVNAFKDLGWGNRVATWLFYMSEVEAGGATVFPKLNLALWPQKGSAAFWYNLHPNGEGNELTRHAACPVLTGSKWVSNKWIHERNQEFRHPCGLRYDTDM; encoded by the exons ATGCATATCATCACCTGTTTACCAGTAATTTTCCTTCTAATGCAATCAAATGCTGTTTTCGGTGAAGTGTTTACTGCCTTGGCGGACATGGAGGGTCTCGTATCAACTGAGTTGGAACTTGTAAGACACCTTGATAACTACATCCAAGCTGAAGAGATCAGGTTAAAGCGCCTGAGAGG ATATCTTGAAGATTATGAAAGCATGTATCAGGAAGCCAGTGCTGATGTGTCCAAGTACTTGGCCAACCCTATCAATGCCTATTTGCTTGTTAAACGCCTGACCTCTGATTGGAAGCAGGTAGAAGGAGTCATGACCCAAAATGTTGGCCCTG CCTTCATTCAAAACATTACTCAACATCGTAGTGTGTTGCGCTTCCCTTCTGATGAGGACTTGaatggagcagcagcagccctgaTGAGACTCCAAGACACTTACAAGCTGGATACCCATGCTTTGGCCGAAGGGAAGCTGCTGGGGAAGAAATATTCTCGTCAGCTAACCG CTGGTGATTGTTGGGAACTTGGTCGGCAGTCTTACAACAACGGCGATCACTACCACACTGTATTGTGGATGGGAGAGGCTTTGAACAAGTTCGAAAGTGAGTCAAACAAGACTGTCACTCGTCAAGATATTCTCGAGTATTTGGCTTTTTCCACATTTAAACAAG gAAACGTCAAGGAAGCTCTTCAATTGACTCATGAACTTCTCAAGCTTGTTCCGTTCCACCAACGCGCACTCGGCAACAAAAAGTACTACGAAGATCTCCTTCGTCAGCAGGGAGTCATTCAGCGCCGTGGAGAGACTGGAGA TGAGGATAACGTGGTCATGGATGAACCGTTCAACACTGCCAACTTGAAGCTAACAAAACCCAGTGACCAATTACCTGAACGAGAGAACTATGAAAAGCTGtgcag AGGTGAGAAGTTGATGGATCCTAAAATCGAAGGCCGTCTTCGCTGCCGTTATGTAACCAACAATGTGCCCTACTTATACATTCAACCCGTCAAAATGGAGGAGGCTTTCCATAAACCTCTTATCGTCATTTACCACAATGTTATTAACGATGACGAGATCGAAACAGTGAAAAAGATGGCTCAACCAAGG TTTAAGCGAGCAACTGTACAGAACAGTGTAACTGGTAACCTCGAGCCAGCTAACTACCGTATTTCAAAATCCGCCTGGTTGAAAAGCGAAGAACACGATCATGTATTCAAG GTGACCCGTCGTGTTGGCGATATTACTGGACTTGATATGGCCACAGCTGAAGATCTCCAAGTAGTCAATTACGGCATTGGTGGGCATTACGAGCCTCATTTTGATTACGCCAGG AAAGAGGAAGTCAACGCCTTCAAAGATTTGGGATGGGGCAACCGTGTTGCCACTTGGCTATTCTAC ATGAGCGAAGTCGAGGCCGGTGGCGCAACTGTCTTCCCCAAACTGAACCTGGCTCTGTGGCCACAGAAAGGAAGTGCTGCCTTTTGGTACAATTTGCATCCCAATGGTGAGGGTAACGAGTTGACTCGCCATGCCGCTTGTCCCGTCCTTACTGGATCCAAATGGG TATCTAACAAATGGATTCACGAACGAAATCAAGAATTCCGTCACCCATGCGGTTTGAGATACGACACCGATATGTAA
- the LOC124201747 gene encoding neutral ceramidase-like, which translates to MKFLAGFVIAFFANVCFAAPSTYKVGVGIADVTGPAAEINTMGYASPTPLTSGIHTRLYSRAFVIDDTIKRVVFVSVDVCMIDQSVKTEVVKRLQGKYGGMYSAQNVVLSGTHTHSGPGGYLQYVLLIITSKGWVQQSFDALVAGIVQSVDEAHNENAMRDAHIYYATDILVDANINRSPSSYLNNPAWERAKYTYNTDKDMVQLKFVSVADGEPIGVINWYAVHLTSMNKTNQYISSDNKGYAGLLFETKINGPDIMPGKGPFVAAFASTNLGDVSPNTMGAKCLDTGLPCDFVSSSCNNRTQLCIAFGPGKDMVDSTRIIGDKQFQKAWEMYSKDNSELEPLEGPVQFAHQFVDMPNYNVEVQDPVNGPTTVKLCSPALGYAFAAGCVDGAGAFDFTQGTTSGNDFWNLVATALVEPSEEVQKCHAPKPVLLSTGEITWPYAWHPSIVETQLFRIGQLLIAAVPGEFTTMAGRRLREALNAEAVNSGGPSNTKTVIAGLSNVYTHYVTTYEEYQMQRYEAGSVIYGPHTLSAHLDQYKKLTRSIFKNEVVDAGPIPPFLLDNQISLVSGVVFDRPAFEHEFGDCLVQPYPFVRPNETVTATFVAGHPRNNLMQEDTFMTVEAKQSDNSWKVIRTDAHFDTFFYWEKTSAVGQSEAHLRWIVPADTPEGQYRISHYGYYKNIDAKVFPYNGTTQSFEVAAMAA; encoded by the exons ATGAAGTTTCTCGCTGGTTTCGTGATCGCTTTCTTCGCAAATGTTTGCTTTGCTGCGCCATCAACTTACAAAGTTGGTGTTGGAATTGCTGATGTCACCGGACCTGCGGCTGAAATTAACACG ATGGGGTACGCTAGCCCTACACCGCTGACTTCCGGAATCCACACACGCCTGTATTCCCGAGCCTTCGTGATCGATGACACTATCAAACGGGTCGTCTTTGTTAGTGTGGATGTCTGTATGATTGACCAAAGCGTCAAAACCGAg GTCGTGAAGCGACTGCAGGGCAAGTACGGCGGCATGTACTCGGCCCAGAACGTCGTGCTGAGCGGAACCCACACGCATTCGGGACCGGGCGGCTATCTTCAGTACGTTCTATTAATCATAACCAGCAAAGGATGGGTCCAGCAATCTTTTGATGCTCTTGTCGCTGGTATTGTTCAG AGCGTCGATGAAGCTCACAACGAGAACGCCATGAGAGATGCGCATATTTATTACGCCACAGATATTTTAGTCGACGCCAACATTAATCGCAGTCCATCGTCTTATTTGAACAATCCGGCATGGGAAAGAGCCAA GTACACGTACAACACGGACAAGGATATGGTCCAGCTGAAATTCGTTTCGGTAGCGGATGGTGAACCAATTGGCGTTATCAACTGGTACGCTGTCCATCTCACCAGCATGAATAAAACCAATCAATACATTTCGTCGGACAACAAAGGCTACGCTGGGTTATTATTCGAGACGAAAATCAACGGACCTGACATCATGCCAGGCAAA GGTCCGTTTGTAGCGGCTTTCGCCAGTACCAATCTTGGGGATGTGTCGCCCAACACGATGGGAGCCAAGTGCCTCGATACAGGACTCCCGTGTGATTTCGTGAGCTCTTCGTGCAACAACCGAACGCAGCTATGCATCGCCTTCGGACCCGGAAAAGACATGGTTGACAGCACCCGCATTATTGGAgataaacaatttcaaaaagcttGG GAGATGTACAGCAAAGACAATTCCGAATTGGAACCGCTGGAAGGTCCCGTTCAGTTCGCCCATCAATTTGTTGACATGCCCAATTACAACGTTGAGGTCCAAGATCCCGTCAATGGGCCAACGACG GTGAAACTGTGTTCGCCGGCTTTAGGCTACGcatttgctgctggatgcgTGGACGGAGCGGGTGCCTTCGATTTTACGCAGGGGACGACTTCCGGAAACGATTTCTGGAATTTAGTGGCAACCGCCTTGGTTGAGCCGAGCGAAGAAGTTCAGAAATGCCACGCTCCCAAGCCTGTTTTGCTTTCCACCGGAGAG ATAACCTGGCCATATGCTTGGCATCCCAGCATTGTGGAAACGCAGCTGTTTCGAATTGGGCAACTATTGATAGCGGCCGTTCCGGGTGAATTCACAACCATGGCAGGCAGGAGACTTCGTGAAGCTCTGAATGCCGAAGCCGTTAACAGTGGTGGGCCATCAAATACTAAAACAGTCATCGCTGGACTCTCCAACGTGTACACTCATTACGTCACCACTTATGAGGAGTACCAG atGCAACGGTACGAGGCCGGCTCCGTAATTTATGGCCCACATACTCTGTCCGCTCACCTGGATCAGTACAAGAAATTAACTCGGAGCATTTTTAAG AATGAAGTCGTGGACGCCGGGCCGATCCCACCGTTTTTGCTGGACAATCAGATCTCCCTGGTATCTGGCGTCGTTTTCGATAGACCGGCCTTTGAGCACGAATTTGGCGACTGTCTTGTTCAACCGTACCCATTCGTGCGACCCAACGAGACTGTAACTGCGACATTC gTTGCCGGCCATCCGCGTAACAATCTGATGCAGGAAGATACTTTCATGACTGTGGAAGCCAAGCAATCCGATAATAGTTGGAAAGTCATCCGAACAGACGCTCATTTCGATACATT CTTCTATTGGGAAAAAACGTCAGCTGTTGGACAGAGCGAAGCGCATCTACGCTGGATCGTTCCAGCCGACACTCCGGAAGGCCAATATCGCATTTCACACTATGGCTATTACAAAAATATCGACGCTAAAGTCTTCCCTTACAACGGCACCACCCAGTCCTTCGAG GTTGCAGCTATGGCTGCATGA